A stretch of Fusobacterium periodonticum ATCC 33693 DNA encodes these proteins:
- a CDS encoding GIY-YIG nuclease family protein has product MIYKITNNLNGKIYIGGTVKKNLKERFNEHFAHAKKYNSQTEKMKDMRNIPKINWSIEKIEDCDDIKIKERENYWIKKYKEEFKENLYNENLNSGMSVKFYSYDLITKEIKEYNSLKETNCNFSKVSSILNNINENGYCRFSHKNKLWSYINTLKNWNYLLEKNKNKKKQKRKILCVEKGIIYNSITEANIDFGVNKKHNSIINCLQYNLKNKDKKKRKAFGYNWEYVDD; this is encoded by the coding sequence TACGAATAATCTAAATGGAAAAATTTATATTGGCGGAACAGTTAAAAAAAATTTAAAAGAACGTTTTAATGAACATTTTGCTCATGCAAAAAAATATAACTCACAAACAGAAAAAATGAAAGATATGAGGAACATTCCAAAAATAAATTGGAGTATAGAAAAAATTGAAGACTGTGATGACATAAAAATAAAAGAAAGAGAAAATTATTGGATAAAAAAATATAAAGAAGAATTTAAAGAAAATCTATATAATGAAAATTTAAATTCAGGAATGTCTGTAAAATTTTATTCATATGATCTAATAACAAAAGAAATAAAAGAATATAATTCATTAAAAGAAACGAATTGTAATTTTTCTAAAGTTTCTTCAATTCTTAATAATATTAACGAAAATGGATATTGTAGATTTTCTCACAAAAATAAACTTTGGAGTTATATAAACACATTAAAAAATTGGAATTATCTTTTAGAAAAAAACAAAAATAAAAAAAAACAAAAAAGAAAAATCTTATGTGTTGAAAAAGGAATTATTTATAATTCGATAACAGAAGCAAATATAGATTTTGGAGTTAATAAAAAACATAACTCTATAATTAACTGTTTACAATATAATTTAAAAAATAAAGACAAAAAGAAAAGAAAAGCATTTGGATATAACTGGGAATATGTAGATGACTAA